The Thermodesulfobacterium sp. TA1 sequence TGCAAGAATAAAGGCTTTAATTTTCATCTACCTGTCTTTTACCCTATTAAAGGACCCGTGCAGGATAATAGTCTCCATGCCCCGGGAAAATAATAAGGCCTCTACCTTGGGTTTTAAGTTTTTCATCAAGGTTTTTTGCCAAAACTTTCAAAAGTTCCATCTCTTTTTTAAAAAGAGATGAGTTAGCGTTGGTGCTTGTCATCAAAAATTTAGGTATGTTAAGCACCTTTTTTTCTTCTTCTGTAAGACTGGGGACATAAAGAAGGTAGTCTGCAGTAAAAAGAAGGCCAAATTCTTCACATAAGAAAAACACCTGTCCTGGGATGTGCCCACCTAAACTTTCTATAACCTTAAACTTTAGACTTCCTATATTAAAAAAATCTATCACCGGAAAACCGTTTAAAGTTTCATAAACCTTTTGATGGTTAAACACCTTAGGATTTTTAGGAAATTTAGTCTTGGTAAAATAGTTTACCAAAATGGTAAAATAATGATTAAGCTCATAAAGCGGGGTAGGGACCCCATAAACTCGATTTTCCTTTTCCATAACCCCTAAGGCATCTTTATGACACCATACTTCGGTCTGAAACTCCTCTTCAAAATGTCCTGTAAGTCCTACATGGTCTGCGTCAGCATGAGAAAGATAAATTTTTTTGATGTTTTCAGGATCTATCCCTTGCTTATAAAACATGTCCTTTATGTCTTGATAGTAAATACCGTAGCAGGTGTCTATCAGATAATATTCATGGTCTACTTGAAATACATAAAGGTTTCCTCCAGTAGGAGGTTTAAAGGTGTGTAGGATGGCGTCTCCTAAAGGGATGCTGGGTAAACGTGTAAAAGAAAAGTTAGGACCTATCTTTGTCCTTGAGTAAATGGCAAAGTTAAGGATGTTTCCGAAAACTTCACCGGCTTCCAAGTTTTTTCCAGCCTCTTTATTAAAGTTAATCAAACTTTCAGAAAGATACTTAGAAGCCTCTATCAATCTTTTTATTTCTGCTACCTCTTCTTCTGAAAGGACTTTTCTTAGGTTAAAATAAAACCTTTCAAGAAGGTTTAATCCTAAAAGCCTATTGGTTTCTTCTTCTTTCCCTAAATACTCTAAGCTATAATGGTAACCTGCTTGGTTTAAAGAATATAAAAGTTCCTGTGCCTTTTGTTTTTCTGAAAGATAAAAAGCAATAATAGCCTTGTTTTCAGAAAGATATTCATTAAAGGTCATGTAAACCACATTAGCCTGGTATTCTTTTAGCAGTTTAGCGATGGTTGCTAAGGTGCCTGGCTTATTTTCTACAAATATAGCCAGTTTAAAAACCCCTTCGGGCTCGGTAATCTCAAAATTTTCTTGATAGATTTCTTCAAAAAAGCCTTGCTCTGCTAAACTTTGATAAACTCTATCCCAGGAACTTATATCCTTAAACTTACCTTCTATGATAACCCTGTTAGGATGTTCAGACCGGTTGTAGTAGAAATAAACGATGTTTATCTGGTTTTTGCCAAAAAGCTCAGCAAGCCTTGCCAAAGAGCCTGGTCTGTCTGGAACAAATACTTTCATTTTTATAAAAAAAGCTTGTTCATCTAAGCCTTTATAAAGTTCAAAAGCCTTAGGAATTGAAGCAATCTCCATAAGGTAACACCCTTAACCTGAATTTCTTTTCTAAATTTTTATTAATTTATCACAACTTTTCTATTCTTCTACCAAAAATCATCGACAATAAAGTTCAATAACTATTAGAAAGCCAAGAAAAAATAAAAAAGGGCTTGTTATTACTAAAGATATATCACATTTTATTCCCAGTCTGAAATGTTACATCTTTAGTTTTCAGTTTTTTAGTTTCAATCCCCTTCTCCATGAAATCTATCATAGCAACAAACCAACAGGGCTCACTTATATGCTCAAGCCATCTATGTTGAGAAGAATCCATCTAAACAAGAAGTTCAGCCTTTGGCATCCTTCTCTTTCTGCGGTATAGCCTTCTTTTATTCCTTGGTTCGTGTAAACCGCCTTTAATAAGTATTTGTCTTAAAGTCTCTTAACTTAAACGGATTCCATGAATTTCTTTTAGCTTTTCTCTAAGATGAGAAACATTAAAGTCATATCAAAATAGTAACCACAAAAAATATAAAAAGGGCTTGATAAACTTTAAATTTAAGCTTAATATTTACTATGAGATAAACTTGAGGACCAGATAAAATGCAAGTAATACCGATTGACCTTTACGAAACCTTAGAAGAATTAGACCCTAAAACAAAAACCGCCTTTATTAAACTTGTTAAATTCCTTGGTGAAATCGTAAAAAGGGAAGATTTCCTTGAACTCAAAGCAGAAATAGAAAAACTAACAAAATCGGTAAATGATCTTGCTGAAGCCCAGAAAAAAACTGAAGAAAGACTAAATCAGCTTGCTATCAGGGTAGACCAGCTTGCTGAAGCCCAGAAAAAAACTGAAGAAAGACTAAATCAGCTTGCTATCAGGGTAGACCAGCTTGCTGAAGCCCAGAAAAAAACTGAAGAAAGACTAAATCAGCTTGCTATCAGGGTAGACCAGCTTGCTGAAGCCCAGAAAAAAACTGAAGAAAGACTAAATCAGCTTGCTATCAGGGTAGACCAGCTTGCTGAAGCCCAGAAAAAAACTGAAGAAAGACTAAATCAGCTTGCTATCAGGGTAGACCAGCTTGCTGAAGCCCAGAAAAAAACTGAAGAAAGACTAAATCAGCTTGCTATCAGGGTAGACCAGCTTGCTGAAGCCCAGAAAAAAACTGAAGAAAGATTAAACTGCCTTATAAAAGAACACAAGATTACAAGGGAACAACTCGGTGGTTTGAGCCATGCTATTGGCTATTCCTTAGAAGACAGAGCCTACAAGGCCCTCCCCAGACTTCTCAAAGAAAACTTCGGAGTCGAAATAGAAGGACGGCTTGTAAGAAAGTTTGTCGAAATTAGTCCTCAACATTATGAAGAGGTAAACATCCTTGGCAGGGCAAAAATAAGAGATAAAAAAATCGTCATTCTGGGTGAAGCAAAAACCCAGTTGAAAAAATCAGACATAGATGCCTTCTTGAAAAAAGTTGAACGCCTCAAAAAAATATTTCCAGAAGAAAAACTCCTTCTCTGCGTAACCTATCAAACCTCACCTCAAGTAGAGGAATACGCTAAAGAGAAAGGAATTAAAATCTATTTCTCCTACGACTTCGACTAACTCTCAATATTATTTAGATTGTGAAGACCAAAAAAAAACACTGGAAAATATCATAAAATGGGCAAATAAAACGCTTCTTAAAACCAGCCGAAATATTTGTATTGTTGAAGGAAACAAGTATTTTAAAACAACATTGCAAACCAATCACGGAGTTATAACCATAAAAAAGGATTTTAGGGGATGTTAAAGAATTTATTTACCAAAAAACATCGGGGCGACAGGATTTGAACCTGCGACTCCCGGCTCCCGAAGCCGGTGCTCTACCAAGCTGAGCTACGCCCCGAAATTTTATCATTTGTTATATTAAAAACCCTTTAACAAATTTTTCAAGATTTTACCGACCGAGTTCTCACCTCTTATCTTCTTAGGCTAAGTAATTTTTTCAAAAAAACATTTCTGTGGTTTCCCTCGGCTAATCCGAGATTAATTTTAGAGTTAATAAATTTTTGGAACTTAACTAACTGCAATTAATATTGTATAATAAATTTTTAAATAATTTATAAAATCTTTAAAAGAGGGTTTTTATGGATTATATAGAATGGAATTCTGATTTTGAAATAGGGATCAAGTTTATAGATAATCAACATAAAATGCTTGTGCATATTATCAATAGATTGTATACTACCTTATTTTTAAAACCAAAGTTCCTTAGAGAGAATATCTTGGAAATATTACAAGAGTTGCGCGATTATACTCAATATCATTTTGAGGCTGAAGAAGCCTTTATGGAAAGTCATGATTATCCCAAACTTTCTCAACATAAAAGGGCTCATCAGGATTTTATCAAAAAAATCGAAGAGTTTTATGCCAAGCTTCCCCAAGAGGACTTAAAAGCTTTTGGATTGGAGCTTCTCAGCTTTCTAAAAAAATGGCTTTTATCTCATATCTTAACCTTAGACAAACACATAAAAACTTACCTTACAGGACTTCCGATTGAAACACCCTTAGACCTTTATAAGGTATATGGATTTTTCTCTAAAGAAGAACTTTTAGAAAAATTTACCGAACTCATAAACCACAGGAGAGAGGTTATTTCTTTTATGATTTTTGACATAGACGATTTTTATTTTATAAACCTTAGGTATGGATTCGATGTAGGAGACCTGATCTTAGAAGATTTTGCTAAACATCTCTCTAACAAACTAAAAGAGCCTAACCTTTGGTTAGGTAAATTTGAAGGAGACAGATTTGCTATCCTTTTGACAGATAATGAAAGCTTTTTAAGGACATTTCAAACCATAGAAAAGGTTTTTAAGGTCGTAGAAAACTATAGGTTTGAACTGTTAGAAGAAGAAAGGTTTGAGTTTATAAAGTTTAAAATTTCCTTAGGAGTAGTTTTGTATCCTAAGCATGGAACCGACCCAAAAGACCTTTTGATCAAGGCTGAGATAGCTCTTAAAAAGGCTAAAGAAGAAGGTAAAAACCGCTGGATAATGTTTACCGAACAGGACTATCTTGAGATAAAAAAAACTGATGAAGTGAAAAGCATTTTAGACGAGGTGTTAGAAAAGGAGTTGGTCTTTCCTTTTATTCAACCCATCTTTTCAACCAAACACAAAAAGGTGGTGGGGGGTGAGGTTTTACTTAGGATCTATTCAGAAAAAGAGAACAGGGTTATTTCAGCAGGAGAATTTGTTAAAGTTGCTTTAAATTTAGGCTACTTAGACCGTTTAGAGGAGATAATGTTTAAAAAGTTGAAAAACCATCCAGAACTTCCCAAGTTTAAGGGTTATATGCTATTTATCAACAGAGCTATTACCTCTTTTGAAAAGTTTGAGCGATTGATTTACGAAATAGAAGATTGGATAACCTTAACCCAAAAGGTTGGATGTAAAATGGTGTTAGAGGTTACTGAGGTTTCGCTTATTAATTTTGTAGACCTTGTGCCTCTTATCAAAGAAAAAACGAGACAAAACAACATCTTTTTAGCGGTAGATGACTTTGGGGCTGGTTATGCCTCATTTAGCTATCTTTTAAAATTTAAGCCTGATTTTATCAAACTTGACGGAGATTTTGTTAAAGAATGTCTACAAACAGAGGATAACCTAAAGGTACTTAGGGGTATCGTAAGATTAGCTAAGGATTTAAAGGTTAAAACCATAGCCGAATTTGTAGAAAACCAAGAGATAATGGATATGTTGGTAAAGTCTAAGGTAGACTTGCTTCAAGGATACCATCTTGGAAAGCCCATGCCTGTAGAGGATTTTGTAAAAATTTACTTAACCAAGTAGGTCTTTTATAGCCTCAACCAAAATTTTGTTTTGTTCTGGAAGTCCTATAGTAATCCTTAAAGCATTTGGAAAGCCATAAGGTTTAAGCGGTCTAAGAAGAAGTCCCTTTTTTAACAAGCTCTGGTAGATGGTTTCACAAAACTTGCCAAAATCGACCATGATAAAATTGGCTTCTGAAGGATATACCTTAAAACCAAGGGCTGAAAGCTCATAGGTTAGGTATTTTCTACCTTCTTTTACCACCTTTTGGCTTTTTTTTAGATAAGCTTGGTCGTTTAAGACTGCTAAACCAGCCTTGTAAGCAAAAAGGTTTAGGTTAAAAGGTTGTCTTAGCGCATCCAAAACTTTAACTAAGTTTTTTTCAGCCATACCATAACCTAACCTCAAACCTGCAAGGCCATAGGCTTTAGAAAAAGTCCTTAAAACCAGCACGTTAAAACCGTTTTGCAAAAATTCTATACCTATAGGGACTTCTGGGTTTTCTATAAACTCTCCGTAAGCTTCATCTATTACCACCAAAACGTTTTCTGGTAGGTTTTTAAACAAAAGTCCCCAATCCTTTGGTCCTAAAACGCTTCCTGTAGGGTTGTTTGGATGGTCTAAAAAGATAACCTTGGTTTTTCTAGAGAGTTTTTTTAATAGACCAGGTATATGATGCTTTAGGTCTTTATCAAGAGGGACTGTCTTAACCTTAGCCCCATAGATTTGAGCAAACTTTTCATACATCAAAAAGCTGGGTTGACTTACCAAAACCTCATCTCCTGGGTTTACTAACGCCTTAAAAACCAGTTCGATAACCTCGTTAGACCCATTTCCTAACACGAAATTTTCCGGAGAAAGCCCCCATTTTTCGGCAAGAGCTTTTTTTAGCTCTATATAGCTTGCCTCTGGGTATAGATGGACTGTTTTAGCAAGTTCTTTTATTACCTTAACCACTTTGCGAGATGGACCTAAAGGGTTTTCGTTTGAGTTAAACTTATAAACCGGGCCTTCTATTGCTAATTCTCTTCTTATCTCGTCAACGGTTTTTCCAGGAGGGTAGGGGGTTAGTTTTTTTAAATAAGGTTTAAATTCCATAGCTAAAACCCCAGTTTAGCGGTTTCAAGGACTTTATCTATCTGTTTTTGTAGCATGGGGGGAATACCCTCAACCTTAACGGTTAAAAATCCTTTTACTATAAGTGAGGTTGCCTCATCTTCGCTTAATCCTCTTGCCATAAGGTATTCTACTTCATCCTTAGCTATCTTACCTACTGCTGCCTCATGGGTTAGCTCTACGTCATAAAAATGACTGTCAAGCTGAGGTATAGCCCTCATGATGCCTTGGTCAGATAGCATCAGTCCCTGACACTCTAAATGCCCTTTAACCTTAGGTGCCTTAGCCACAATTTTACCTCTGGCTATGTTTTCTCCTCCATAAACCACCGTCCTTGAGATGATTTCGGTCCTGGTGTTAGGGGCTTCTAACCACACTTCTCCACCTATGTCTATTTTAGAACCAGGTTGGTTGGCTATGATACTTACAAAAGAAGCCTTAGCTCCCTCACCTACAAGCCTACAAACCGGAGAGGTTTGTATGTCTTTTACCGGATAAAGGCTTACGTAAGTAGAGATGTAAGACCCTTCTTCTTCTACCAAAACCCCGGTCCTTGGTCTAACCATGGTTTGTTCACCCCAAACGTGAAGCATGCTAAAGGTAAGCTTAGCTCTCTTTTTAACAAAGAATTCGGAAACACCTATATGAAAAGCAGAATCCACATGAGGATGAACCGAACAAGAGGTAATCAAGTTTAACTCTGCTCCTTCTTCTACTATAACGATGTTATGAACCTTTTGGGCCACCTTTTCAGTCCTTATATAAAGGCAGGTTTGCACAGGATATACTATTTTATAACCTGGAAGAACCCTTATAAAATAGCCATCGTCAAGGTCCTTAGCCGTAGCCTTAGTAAACTCGTCTTTGTCAGGAGAAAGAAGTTTCCAGTAGTAATCTGAGATCCAATCGTATTTTTTCAAAGCTTCGGTTATCGGAAGGATTTCAAGGCCTTCTACCTGTTTTTTACATAAAACCGGTTTAGCGTCTATTTGGACATATTCTCCTTCTCGTTTTAAAGAAGAATCAAGCCCTAAAAACTTTAGTCTTTCTTTTTCTTCCTCGGTAAGCTCAGAAAGGTCTTTAGGAATATTACCTTCCTTAGCGGATTTAAATTCTTTGAGAAGGTTATCTTCAGCCATGTTTTTTCCTCCTTTTATGCCAGTCTTTTCAAACAGTTTTTACAACCTTCATATCCAACTTTTTGTATACCTTCAAAGATTTCTATTGGGTTGCCAGTACAGTAGATTTCCCCATCCATGATCACATAACCCAGGTCTGCCGCAACATGCTGTAAAATAAACCCTGTATGGGTGATGATTAAACCACTTTTGGTCCTGGGTTTGTGAGGGGTATCTTTTTGCAATAACTTTTTTATCATCTGACCGATAAGATTTAGGTTTTCTACGTCTACCCCAGATTCTGGCTCATCAAGTAAGACTAAGTCTGGGTTTTGGACCAGTAATTGCATGAGTTCGCTTTTTTTTATTTCCCCTCCTGAAAAACCTTTGTTTACCTCTCTGTCTAAAAAGGCTTCAAAGTTAAAACTTCTGGCAAGTTCTTCTATTTTAACGTTGTTCTCTTTAGCACAAAGTTTTAAAATATCTCTTAGTTTTACTCCTCTAATGGTAGGTGGTCTTTGAAACATAATTCCTATTCCTCGCTTAGCCCTTTCATAAGGAGGTAGGTTGGTTATATCCTCTCCTTTAAAGTAGATTTTACCATGCTTTACCTTATAAGTAGGAAAACCCATGATGGTCATCAAAAGAGAAGTTTTTCCTGAACCATTTCTACCAAAGATTACATGGGTTTCGCCCACTGGAATTTTTAGCGAAATGCCTTTTAAAACCTCTCTTCCTTCTACTTCAACCCAAAGGTCTTCTATCTCTAATAAGTTTTTCATCTACCTCACCTCTTTCAAAGATTTTAAACCTTATGTTTAGCAAATTAATTTAAAAATGTAAAAAGTCAAGGAACAAAAAAATTGATTGGTTTAAAATAAAAGATAGGGGACACATATAGCCCCCTATCTTTTCAAGTTAATTTTCCTTGGAAGAAATCTTAAAACTAAAAGTTTTATAAGCCCAGAAGGTATAAGCAAGGACTATAGGTACGAAGATCAAAGCTACTACGGTCATTATCTGAAGGGTAAGGAGACTTGAAGAACTATTATAGATGGTAAGGTTCCAGGCTGGGTTTAAAGAAGAGGGAAGCATGTTGGGAAATAGGCCTGTAAACCCCCAAGCAGAAAAACCTAAGATACCTACAGCCGAGGCTAAAAAAGCCCCCAAAAAGTTTTTTTTGGTAAGTAAAGGGAAAACCATCAAAAATCCTGCTATAGATAAAATAGGGAAACCTAAAAGCAAGGGGAAATTAAAATAATTTTGCCATAGATTGGTAGAAAGATAGGCACCAAAGAAGAAAAGGGCTGCTAAAACCAAGGTAATGGCCGTAAATTTTTTAGACAAAGTAGCCGCCCTTTCTGCTAAATCTCCGTTGGTTTTAAAGGCAATCCAGTTGCAACCATGGGCGGCAAAACAAAATACAAAGAGTATTCCACCTAAAAGTCCAAAGGGATTAAGTAAGGTAAACAAGGAGCCATGATAGATACCTTTTTCATCCATTGGGATACCTTGAAAGATGTTGGCAAAAGCCACCCCAAGAAGAAAAGGCGGTAGTATGCTTCCTAAAAAAAATCCTAAGTCCCAGAGGGTTTTCCAAACAGGTTTGTCGTATTTATTACGGTATTCTATAGAAACCCCTCTGATGATAAGGGCAAAAAGAAGTAAAAGCA is a genomic window containing:
- a CDS encoding MBL fold metallo-hydrolase, with protein sequence MEIASIPKAFELYKGLDEQAFFIKMKVFVPDRPGSLARLAELFGKNQINIVYFYYNRSEHPNRVIIEGKFKDISSWDRVYQSLAEQGFFEEIYQENFEITEPEGVFKLAIFVENKPGTLATIAKLLKEYQANVVYMTFNEYLSENKAIIAFYLSEKQKAQELLYSLNQAGYHYSLEYLGKEEETNRLLGLNLLERFYFNLRKVLSEEEVAEIKRLIEASKYLSESLINFNKEAGKNLEAGEVFGNILNFAIYSRTKIGPNFSFTRLPSIPLGDAILHTFKPPTGGNLYVFQVDHEYYLIDTCYGIYYQDIKDMFYKQGIDPENIKKIYLSHADADHVGLTGHFEEEFQTEVWCHKDALGVMEKENRVYGVPTPLYELNHYFTILVNYFTKTKFPKNPKVFNHQKVYETLNGFPVIDFFNIGSLKFKVIESLGGHIPGQVFFLCEEFGLLFTADYLLYVPSLTEEEKKVLNIPKFLMTSTNANSSLFKKEMELLKVLAKNLDEKLKTQGRGLIIFPGHGDYYPARVL
- a CDS encoding chordopoxvirus fusion protein — its product is MQVIPIDLYETLEELDPKTKTAFIKLVKFLGEIVKREDFLELKAEIEKLTKSVNDLAEAQKKTEERLNQLAIRVDQLAEAQKKTEERLNQLAIRVDQLAEAQKKTEERLNQLAIRVDQLAEAQKKTEERLNQLAIRVDQLAEAQKKTEERLNQLAIRVDQLAEAQKKTEERLNQLAIRVDQLAEAQKKTEERLNCLIKEHKITREQLGGLSHAIGYSLEDRAYKALPRLLKENFGVEIEGRLVRKFVEISPQHYEEVNILGRAKIRDKKIVILGEAKTQLKKSDIDAFLKKVERLKKIFPEEKLLLCVTYQTSPQVEEYAKEKGIKIYFSYDFD
- a CDS encoding bacteriohemerythrin, translated to MDYIEWNSDFEIGIKFIDNQHKMLVHIINRLYTTLFLKPKFLRENILEILQELRDYTQYHFEAEEAFMESHDYPKLSQHKRAHQDFIKKIEEFYAKLPQEDLKAFGLELLSFLKKWLLSHILTLDKHIKTYLTGLPIETPLDLYKVYGFFSKEELLEKFTELINHRREVISFMIFDIDDFYFINLRYGFDVGDLILEDFAKHLSNKLKEPNLWLGKFEGDRFAILLTDNESFLRTFQTIEKVFKVVENYRFELLEEERFEFIKFKISLGVVLYPKHGTDPKDLLIKAEIALKKAKEEGKNRWIMFTEQDYLEIKKTDEVKSILDEVLEKELVFPFIQPIFSTKHKKVVGGEVLLRIYSEKENRVISAGEFVKVALNLGYLDRLEEIMFKKLKNHPELPKFKGYMLFINRAITSFEKFERLIYEIEDWITLTQKVGCKMVLEVTEVSLINFVDLVPLIKEKTRQNNIFLAVDDFGAGYASFSYLLKFKPDFIKLDGDFVKECLQTEDNLKVLRGIVRLAKDLKVKTIAEFVENQEIMDMLVKSKVDLLQGYHLGKPMPVEDFVKIYLTK
- the hisC gene encoding histidinol-phosphate transaminase — translated: MEFKPYLKKLTPYPPGKTVDEIRRELAIEGPVYKFNSNENPLGPSRKVVKVIKELAKTVHLYPEASYIELKKALAEKWGLSPENFVLGNGSNEVIELVFKALVNPGDEVLVSQPSFLMYEKFAQIYGAKVKTVPLDKDLKHHIPGLLKKLSRKTKVIFLDHPNNPTGSVLGPKDWGLLFKNLPENVLVVIDEAYGEFIENPEVPIGIEFLQNGFNVLVLRTFSKAYGLAGLRLGYGMAEKNLVKVLDALRQPFNLNLFAYKAGLAVLNDQAYLKKSQKVVKEGRKYLTYELSALGFKVYPSEANFIMVDFGKFCETIYQSLLKKGLLLRPLKPYGFPNALRITIGLPEQNKILVEAIKDLLG
- a CDS encoding SufD family Fe-S cluster assembly protein — its product is MAEDNLLKEFKSAKEGNIPKDLSELTEEEKERLKFLGLDSSLKREGEYVQIDAKPVLCKKQVEGLEILPITEALKKYDWISDYYWKLLSPDKDEFTKATAKDLDDGYFIRVLPGYKIVYPVQTCLYIRTEKVAQKVHNIVIVEEGAELNLITSCSVHPHVDSAFHIGVSEFFVKKRAKLTFSMLHVWGEQTMVRPRTGVLVEEEGSYISTYVSLYPVKDIQTSPVCRLVGEGAKASFVSIIANQPGSKIDIGGEVWLEAPNTRTEIISRTVVYGGENIARGKIVAKAPKVKGHLECQGLMLSDQGIMRAIPQLDSHFYDVELTHEAAVGKIAKDEVEYLMARGLSEDEATSLIVKGFLTVKVEGIPPMLQKQIDKVLETAKLGF
- a CDS encoding ABC transporter ATP-binding protein, giving the protein MKNLLEIEDLWVEVEGREVLKGISLKIPVGETHVIFGRNGSGKTSLLMTIMGFPTYKVKHGKIYFKGEDITNLPPYERAKRGIGIMFQRPPTIRGVKLRDILKLCAKENNVKIEELARSFNFEAFLDREVNKGFSGGEIKKSELMQLLVQNPDLVLLDEPESGVDVENLNLIGQMIKKLLQKDTPHKPRTKSGLIITHTGFILQHVAADLGYVIMDGEIYCTGNPIEIFEGIQKVGYEGCKNCLKRLA
- the cydB gene encoding cytochrome d ubiquinol oxidase subunit II, with translation MEGNIYQIIWFILWAVLWTGYFVLDGFDLGAGSAFYLLGKKEEEKRAIYQALGPFWDGNEVWLITAGGATFAAFPKTYAVMFSALYSALLLLLFALIIRGVSIEYRNKYDKPVWKTLWDLGFFLGSILPPFLLGVAFANIFQGIPMDEKGIYHGSLFTLLNPFGLLGGILFVFCFAAHGCNWIAFKTNGDLAERAATLSKKFTAITLVLAALFFFGAYLSTNLWQNYFNFPLLLGFPILSIAGFLMVFPLLTKKNFLGAFLASAVGILGFSAWGFTGLFPNMLPSSLNPAWNLTIYNSSSSLLTLQIMTVVALIFVPIVLAYTFWAYKTFSFKISSKEN